A DNA window from Micromonospora inyonensis contains the following coding sequences:
- a CDS encoding condensation domain-containing protein, whose amino-acid sequence MIFELNHAQRRNLYQTPPERVYTITVSLDIPGGLPVRQVRNALAQLADVHEALRSRLIDPGGHPRHEVTAAARCEIAVCLIRRMDEIPDITVTDPVPVDPTEHAARATLYTRHGLVRHVMLTVSHLFADGMSQGVLHRDLSALLRGEPIVGADRRRQVSDYADDRLGDVTRRNTEYWQAVLADAPRACTFSGAVRGAEELLRVSRRTDRRIRGEVGEASRELGVSPFAVWAAALSALVGVYTGQHRQVFRSVSANRFDDADAAAVANLAQPVYILVDGEPGDTLRRRAERVLEASLAAHTHGVFDSVALLEWLNERERRRGAVFRPAFDLNFLVHDDGLLPPVGDDVQRCRVTPGRATADLAVQVQPGPTTHVRVTAGEPVWAGRGPGDIAADLFETLRAFGDDPDRVPDDLPISPLVTAARLITGHRSGVAIDPEAQLALLTSVAGVRAADWTTADGRDGLRVLARVAAEACPDELMRAYTERQPWVSGAVVPDGIVVYDAAKGTMR is encoded by the coding sequence GTGATCTTCGAGCTGAACCACGCACAGCGGCGCAACCTCTACCAGACGCCGCCGGAGCGGGTCTACACCATCACGGTGTCGCTCGATATACCTGGTGGCCTGCCGGTACGCCAGGTCCGGAACGCGCTGGCCCAGCTGGCGGACGTGCACGAGGCGCTGCGGTCCCGGCTGATCGACCCGGGTGGTCACCCTCGGCACGAGGTCACCGCTGCCGCCCGGTGTGAGATCGCCGTGTGCCTGATCCGCCGGATGGACGAGATCCCCGACATCACGGTCACCGATCCGGTGCCGGTCGACCCGACCGAGCACGCCGCCCGCGCCACGCTGTACACCCGGCACGGCCTGGTCCGTCACGTCATGCTGACCGTGTCGCACCTGTTCGCCGACGGGATGAGCCAGGGCGTCCTGCACCGGGACCTGTCGGCGCTGCTGCGTGGCGAGCCGATCGTCGGGGCCGATCGGCGCCGCCAGGTCAGCGACTACGCCGACGACCGTCTCGGCGACGTCACCCGGCGGAACACCGAGTACTGGCAGGCCGTCCTCGCCGACGCGCCCCGGGCCTGCACCTTCAGCGGTGCCGTACGCGGCGCGGAGGAACTGCTGCGAGTCAGTCGGCGCACCGACCGGCGGATACGGGGCGAGGTCGGCGAGGCCTCCCGCGAACTCGGCGTGTCGCCGTTCGCGGTCTGGGCCGCCGCCCTCAGCGCCCTCGTCGGTGTCTACACCGGGCAGCACCGGCAGGTGTTCCGCTCGGTGTCGGCCAACCGGTTCGACGACGCCGACGCGGCCGCCGTGGCCAACCTCGCCCAGCCCGTGTACATCCTGGTCGACGGCGAGCCCGGCGACACCCTGCGGCGGCGGGCCGAGCGCGTGCTGGAGGCCAGCCTGGCCGCCCACACGCACGGCGTGTTCGACTCCGTTGCCCTACTGGAGTGGCTCAACGAGCGGGAACGGCGCCGTGGCGCGGTCTTCCGGCCGGCGTTCGACCTCAACTTCCTGGTGCACGACGACGGTCTGCTGCCACCGGTCGGCGACGACGTCCAGCGCTGCCGGGTGACTCCCGGGCGGGCCACCGCCGACCTGGCCGTGCAGGTCCAGCCCGGACCGACCACCCACGTCCGGGTCACCGCCGGGGAACCGGTCTGGGCCGGGCGTGGTCCCGGCGACATCGCGGCCGACCTGTTCGAGACGCTGCGGGCGTTCGGCGACGACCCCGACCGGGTCCCCGACGACCTGCCGATCAGTCCGCTCGTCACGGCGGCCAGACTGATCACCGGCCACCGCAGCGGCGTGGCCATCGACCCGGAGGCCCAACTCGCTCTGCTCACCAGCGTCGCCGGGGTGCGTGCGGCGGACTGGACCACCGCCGACGGCCGGGACGGGCTGCGTGTGCTGGCCCGAGTCGCCGCCGAGGCATGCCCCGACGAACTGATGCGTGCCTACACCGAACGGCAACCGTGGGTGAGCGGTGCCGTGGTACCCGACGGGATCGTCGTCTACGACGCCGCGAAAGGAACGATGCGATGA
- a CDS encoding NUDIX hydrolase: protein MNYVAQLRALVGTRPLILPGTSVLVLDDVGRVLLVERTGIAGWGLPGGFLEPGESFEDAGRREVLEETGLEIGALTLLGVFSGPGYYFRYPNGDEVHNVTAAYTAPVRSGTLAVDGTELRGGRFFAVDELPDDVIGPENPIVVAYAEQLTAAGPR, encoded by the coding sequence ATGAACTACGTGGCGCAGTTGCGGGCACTGGTCGGGACGCGCCCACTCATCCTGCCCGGCACCTCTGTGCTCGTCCTCGACGACGTTGGCCGGGTGTTGCTCGTCGAGCGGACGGGCATCGCCGGCTGGGGCCTGCCGGGCGGGTTCCTGGAGCCGGGGGAGTCCTTCGAGGACGCCGGCCGGCGCGAGGTGCTGGAGGAGACCGGCCTGGAGATCGGCGCGTTGACGCTGCTCGGCGTCTTCTCCGGACCCGGGTACTACTTCCGGTACCCCAACGGGGACGAGGTGCACAACGTGACGGCGGCCTACACCGCACCCGTGCGGTCAGGCACACTCGCCGTCGACGGCACCGAACTGCGCGGCGGCCGATTCTTCGCCGTCGACGAGCTGCCGGATGACGTCATCGGCCCGGAGAATCCGATCGTCGTCGCCTACGCCGAGCAGCTCACCGCCGCAGGTCCTCGTTGA
- a CDS encoding DegT/DnrJ/EryC1/StrS family aminotransferase, with product MTGKPAVLGGTPLLSTPLPMTRPTLVDQPGTMERIRAILASGMLTDGPTVAEFEHQAARYLGVEDVVAVNSCTSGLMLVLRCLGRTGDVLLPSFTFMASGHAVMWNGLRPRFADVAPDTFTLDPRAARAGDPVAILGVHTFGMPADADELAKVAAARGAELILDAAHGFGGRYPDGTRVGSKGLAEVFSLSPTKPLTTAEGGLVATDDRSLAAELRHARNYGNPGDYDSRLVGLNARMTEISAAMGLCALPALDATLDRRRALAGRYVDGLAGLPLGVQRVPDGCTPVYKDFTILVDPRRFGIDRDRLAQTLAAEGISTRSYFDPPLHRQTAYASCEPVDLPVTDAIAGQCLTLPLYSHMPESAVDMVIEAIIRAYDHREELA from the coding sequence ATGACCGGCAAGCCCGCCGTCCTGGGCGGAACACCCCTGCTGTCCACGCCACTGCCGATGACCCGCCCGACGCTGGTCGACCAACCCGGGACCATGGAACGCATCCGTGCGATCCTCGCCAGCGGGATGCTGACCGATGGGCCCACCGTCGCCGAGTTCGAACACCAGGCCGCCCGGTACCTGGGGGTCGAGGATGTGGTCGCGGTCAACAGCTGCACCAGCGGCCTGATGCTGGTGCTGCGCTGCCTCGGCCGTACCGGCGACGTGCTGCTGCCCAGCTTCACGTTCATGGCCAGCGGACACGCCGTGATGTGGAACGGCCTGCGACCGCGCTTCGCCGACGTGGCTCCCGACACCTTCACGCTCGACCCTCGGGCGGCCCGTGCCGGCGACCCGGTCGCCATTCTCGGTGTCCACACCTTCGGTATGCCGGCCGACGCCGACGAGCTGGCGAAGGTCGCCGCCGCCCGAGGCGCCGAGCTGATCCTCGACGCGGCCCACGGGTTCGGTGGCCGCTATCCGGACGGGACCCGTGTCGGCAGCAAGGGGCTGGCCGAGGTGTTCAGCCTCAGCCCGACCAAGCCGCTGACGACCGCCGAGGGCGGCCTTGTCGCGACCGATGACCGCTCCCTGGCGGCCGAACTGCGGCACGCGCGCAACTATGGTAATCCCGGCGACTACGACAGTCGTCTCGTCGGGCTCAACGCGCGGATGACCGAGATCTCGGCGGCGATGGGGCTGTGCGCCCTACCGGCGCTGGACGCCACCCTCGACCGCCGACGTGCGCTGGCCGGCCGTTACGTCGACGGCCTGGCCGGGCTGCCGCTGGGCGTCCAGCGCGTCCCTGACGGTTGTACCCCGGTCTACAAGGACTTCACGATCCTGGTCGACCCTCGCCGGTTCGGCATCGACCGCGACCGGCTCGCCCAGACGCTGGCCGCCGAAGGGATCAGCACCCGGTCCTACTTCGACCCGCCGCTGCACCGGCAGACCGCGTACGCCAGCTGCGAGCCGGTCGACCTGCCGGTGACGGACGCGATCGCGGGTCAGTGCCTGACCCTTCCGCTCTACTCACACATGCCGGAGTCGGCGGTGGATATGGTGATCGAGGCGATCATTCGCGCCTACGACCACCGTGAGGAGCTGGCATGA
- a CDS encoding condensation domain-containing protein — MPPNTAGPAAARTLDALAQLWSTALRSEEIGLDDNFFALGGSSVQALEVAARIREDLGVDVPVDLLFSVPTIREAAHLVESAEPVESTGSSAAAPAGPPVASPAQERIWFAEQWQPGTAAYHMPWAIDISGPLDRAALLAAIDDLVARHAILRTGFGESRPEPRVLGGLRVPVREHDLRTVPEQSRRSVADNLLRDLARRPFDLSGPLLRADMLVVAPDSHILLLTQHHLTGDGWSTRLLVAELAQRYADHTAGRATPPAPEDPYARFAAWQQQAVCDGSFDADVAYWSEMLSGAPAQPVTVPATRSGPSGGRTREFELDASRIRTASRELAATPFTYLAAVTAALLHARTGQRDIVLGTTSANRERTEVAAVIGPVFNLLPLRLPVPVDATFASLVGAAQPVVLGAFAHQDAPFDLLVRRLVPERTLNAPPLFRVLVEFAPHVADADPAGTHWRAALVDTGAAKYDLAFTITDEGDRFGGRLTYDTGRYGESDAEEILTGWLDLLDRYAEDPRRLLSTPRTEPATPAVTAATAADEPVERLIAVLWSELLHRGVDSFDRTDSFFALGGTSLEIVRLMAWLRAEMRVSINPISLYEKPTVAALAAAVTAAEPAPGHARDLARVLLRLRAAGSDRWHPVGELP, encoded by the coding sequence ATGCCCCCCAACACCGCCGGTCCGGCTGCGGCGCGGACCCTGGACGCCCTGGCACAGTTGTGGTCCACCGCGCTGCGGAGCGAGGAAATCGGGCTCGACGACAACTTCTTCGCCCTCGGCGGCAGCTCCGTCCAGGCACTCGAGGTCGCGGCCCGCATCCGCGAGGACCTTGGCGTCGACGTCCCCGTCGACCTGCTGTTCTCGGTGCCGACCATCCGCGAGGCCGCCCATCTGGTCGAGTCGGCCGAGCCCGTCGAGAGCACCGGATCGAGCGCGGCCGCGCCGGCCGGGCCGCCGGTGGCCTCACCCGCCCAGGAGCGCATCTGGTTCGCCGAGCAATGGCAGCCCGGTACGGCGGCGTACCACATGCCGTGGGCGATCGACATCAGTGGCCCGCTCGACCGGGCGGCCCTGCTCGCCGCGATCGACGACCTCGTCGCACGGCACGCGATCCTCCGTACCGGCTTCGGCGAATCCCGGCCCGAACCCCGGGTCCTCGGCGGCCTCCGCGTTCCGGTACGCGAGCACGACCTACGGACCGTCCCGGAACAGTCGCGCCGCTCGGTCGCCGACAACCTCCTGCGCGACCTGGCTCGCCGCCCGTTCGACCTGTCCGGCCCGCTGCTGCGCGCCGACATGCTGGTCGTGGCCCCGGATTCCCACATCCTCCTGCTCACCCAGCACCATCTGACCGGCGACGGCTGGTCGACACGGCTCCTGGTCGCCGAACTCGCCCAGCGCTACGCCGACCACACGGCCGGCCGCGCGACGCCCCCGGCACCGGAGGATCCCTACGCCCGCTTCGCCGCCTGGCAGCAGCAGGCAGTCTGCGACGGCAGCTTCGATGCCGACGTGGCGTACTGGTCGGAGATGCTGTCGGGCGCGCCCGCCCAGCCCGTCACGGTGCCGGCTACGCGGTCCGGGCCGAGCGGTGGGCGCACCCGGGAGTTCGAACTCGACGCGAGCCGGATCCGGACGGCGAGCCGGGAGCTGGCCGCGACGCCGTTCACCTACCTGGCCGCCGTGACCGCGGCGCTGCTGCACGCACGCACCGGGCAACGCGACATCGTACTCGGGACGACCAGCGCGAACCGGGAACGGACTGAGGTGGCCGCGGTCATCGGCCCGGTCTTCAACCTGTTGCCGCTGCGGTTGCCGGTGCCGGTCGACGCGACCTTCGCGAGCCTGGTCGGCGCGGCGCAGCCGGTCGTCCTGGGGGCCTTCGCCCACCAGGACGCGCCGTTCGACCTGCTGGTGCGCCGCCTCGTGCCGGAACGGACGCTGAACGCGCCGCCGTTGTTCCGCGTGCTGGTCGAGTTCGCGCCGCACGTCGCCGACGCTGATCCGGCCGGCACGCACTGGCGGGCTGCCCTGGTGGACACCGGTGCCGCCAAGTACGACCTGGCGTTCACCATCACCGACGAGGGCGACCGATTCGGTGGGCGGCTCACCTACGACACCGGCCGCTACGGCGAATCCGACGCGGAGGAGATCCTGACGGGCTGGCTCGACCTGCTCGACCGGTACGCCGAGGACCCACGCCGTTTGCTGAGCACGCCGCGGACGGAACCCGCGACGCCGGCCGTCACCGCCGCGACGGCCGCCGACGAGCCGGTGGAAAGGCTGATCGCGGTGCTCTGGTCGGAGCTCCTCCACCGCGGCGTCGACAGCTTCGACCGGACCGACAGCTTCTTCGCGCTCGGCGGAACCTCGCTGGAGATCGTGCGCCTGATGGCCTGGCTACGCGCGGAGATGCGTGTCTCGATCAACCCGATCAGCCTGTACGAGAAGCCGACGGTCGCCGCGCTCGCCGCCGCCGTCACGGCCGCCGAGCCCGCGCCCGGCCACGCCCGTGACCTCGCCCGCGTCCTGCTGCGCCTGCGCGCGGCCGGGTCGGACCGGTGGCACCCCGTCGGGGAGCTGCCGTGA
- a CDS encoding MFS transporter, with translation MATVLASSRFRRLLIGQSVSNLADTALYLSLGIWAKDLTGSNSAAGAVFLALTVPVLFAPAAGSIVDRVRRRPLLVLTNLLTGLVVLSLLLVRGTDQLWILYTVAVLYGCSALFIVAARSAMLKELVSDEDLASANAALQTASQGIRVLSPLIGAALYAAFGGTALALFVAALFVVAAAILGSIRVTETEPEPRVPFRRDVLAGFQHIRSVPLLLRVTLAAAAAWAVLGFFETVIFAVIETGLHRSPSFFGVITSIQGVGAVLSGLTAGWLSRRIGDGRLIALALAAFGVGNLALVTPSLQVVVAASVLNGAAMVWFVVGFTTAMQVHTPTRMQGRVNSASNMFILIPNTVSIALGATLITVFDYRALLAATAVVTLACAVALWRGTSPTGYARPPGHEPHDARPGDDAPPGAARGDELRSAGHLRHGQEEFNEDLRR, from the coding sequence ATGGCGACGGTTCTCGCGTCTTCCCGTTTCCGACGGCTGTTGATCGGCCAGTCGGTCTCCAACCTCGCCGACACCGCCCTATACCTGTCCCTCGGCATCTGGGCCAAGGACCTCACCGGTAGCAACAGCGCGGCCGGTGCCGTGTTCCTGGCGCTGACGGTCCCGGTGCTGTTCGCCCCGGCGGCCGGGAGCATCGTGGACCGGGTACGCCGCCGGCCGCTGCTCGTCCTGACCAACCTGCTGACCGGTCTGGTCGTACTGAGCCTGCTGCTGGTGCGCGGCACGGACCAGCTGTGGATCCTCTACACCGTGGCGGTCCTGTACGGCTGCTCGGCGCTGTTCATCGTGGCGGCCCGCTCGGCGATGCTCAAGGAACTGGTGTCCGACGAGGACCTGGCTTCGGCCAACGCCGCACTACAAACGGCCAGCCAGGGCATCCGTGTCCTGTCCCCGCTGATCGGCGCCGCGCTCTACGCGGCCTTCGGCGGCACGGCGCTGGCCCTGTTCGTCGCCGCGCTGTTCGTCGTCGCGGCGGCGATCCTCGGCTCGATCCGCGTCACCGAGACCGAGCCGGAGCCCCGCGTCCCGTTCCGGCGGGACGTCCTGGCCGGCTTCCAGCACATCCGGTCGGTGCCGCTGCTGCTGCGGGTCACGCTCGCGGCCGCGGCGGCCTGGGCGGTACTGGGCTTCTTCGAGACCGTCATCTTCGCCGTCATCGAAACGGGGCTGCACCGCTCGCCGTCGTTCTTCGGGGTGATCACGAGCATCCAGGGCGTCGGGGCCGTCCTGAGCGGCCTGACGGCCGGGTGGTTGAGCCGGCGGATCGGCGACGGCCGCCTCATCGCCCTCGCGCTGGCCGCGTTCGGCGTCGGCAACCTCGCGTTGGTCACTCCGTCGCTTCAGGTGGTCGTGGCCGCCTCGGTTCTCAACGGCGCGGCCATGGTGTGGTTCGTGGTGGGCTTCACCACCGCGATGCAGGTCCACACGCCGACCCGGATGCAGGGCCGGGTGAACTCGGCGTCCAACATGTTCATCCTGATCCCCAACACGGTGTCGATCGCACTCGGCGCCACGCTCATCACCGTGTTCGACTACCGCGCGCTGCTCGCGGCCACCGCCGTGGTCACCCTCGCCTGCGCCGTCGCGCTCTGGCGTGGCACCTCCCCCACCGGGTACGCCCGGCCACCGGGACACGAGCCGCACGACGCCCGGCCCGGCGATGACGCGCCGCCCGGCGCCGCGCGCGGCGATGAGTTGCGGAGTGCCGGGCACCTCCGCCACGGTCAGGAAGAGTTCAACGAGGACCTGCGGCGGTGA
- a CDS encoding aminoacyl--tRNA ligase-related protein, protein MTTPSTFTVTFPQPLAAWHAEDLRRHVFYVAEEIKDFRLVRVREAAPVTAGGTEDISGVTITVTDPARADAVASKVLRLVADDIAHRREVPEKVVWRLPDRGRYPTGVVERLTGLDSVVPTAPGLASVSGPVLDLLEYFDAGFRAMARDVGAVGIRYPTLIPTEVIDRCGYVESFPQLLMFTTRLRGDIDNYRSFTERHGHGDVADRVLEHAGPADFCLPPAACFHVYHQFRGRTLVAGQAVVTTAAKVFRHESRYEDGLERLWDFTMREIVFIGDRDSVRERRRHLMETVREFLGRHALAGHCAVATDPFFVGADFAAKMTLQSLSESKYELQLNVDAERTIACGSFNYHDSFFTSRFTIGAASGEEMVTGCVAFGLERFAYAFLRQHGTEPAGWPPEVVAAL, encoded by the coding sequence ATGACCACCCCGAGCACGTTCACCGTCACGTTCCCCCAGCCGTTGGCCGCCTGGCACGCCGAGGACCTGCGCCGCCACGTCTTCTACGTCGCCGAGGAGATCAAGGACTTCCGGCTCGTCCGGGTCCGCGAGGCCGCCCCGGTCACGGCGGGTGGTACCGAGGACATCAGCGGCGTGACGATCACCGTCACGGACCCGGCCCGGGCGGATGCCGTCGCGTCGAAGGTACTCCGCCTGGTGGCCGACGACATCGCCCACCGGCGCGAGGTGCCGGAGAAGGTGGTGTGGCGGCTGCCGGACCGCGGCCGCTACCCGACCGGCGTCGTCGAACGGCTGACCGGTCTGGACAGCGTGGTCCCGACCGCGCCGGGGCTGGCATCGGTGAGCGGGCCGGTACTGGACCTGCTCGAGTATTTCGACGCCGGCTTCCGCGCCATGGCCCGCGATGTCGGTGCGGTCGGCATCCGCTACCCGACGCTGATCCCGACCGAGGTCATCGACCGGTGCGGTTACGTCGAGTCGTTTCCGCAGCTGCTCATGTTCACGACCCGGCTGCGCGGCGACATCGACAACTACCGGAGCTTCACCGAGCGGCACGGCCACGGCGACGTCGCCGACCGGGTCCTGGAGCACGCCGGTCCGGCTGACTTCTGCCTGCCGCCGGCAGCCTGCTTCCACGTCTACCACCAGTTCCGGGGCCGGACCCTGGTGGCAGGTCAGGCAGTGGTGACCACGGCGGCGAAGGTTTTCCGCCACGAGTCACGCTACGAGGACGGCTTGGAACGCCTCTGGGACTTCACGATGCGCGAGATCGTCTTCATCGGCGACCGCGACAGCGTCCGCGAGCGCCGGCGACACCTGATGGAAACGGTACGCGAGTTCCTCGGCAGGCACGCGTTGGCCGGCCACTGCGCTGTGGCGACCGACCCGTTCTTCGTCGGTGCCGACTTCGCGGCCAAGATGACGCTGCAGAGCCTGTCGGAATCGAAGTACGAGCTGCAACTCAACGTCGACGCCGAGCGCACGATCGCGTGCGGCTCGTTCAACTACCACGATTCGTTCTTCACGTCGCGGTTCACCATCGGCGCGGCGAGTGGGGAGGAGATGGTCACCGGCTGTGTCGCCTTCGGCCTGGAGCGGTTCGCCTACGCCTTCCTGCGCCAGCACGGCACCGAACCGGCCGGGTGGCCGCCGGAGGTGGTCGCGGCGCTGTGA